The Paenibacillus sp. FSL R7-0204 genome includes a region encoding these proteins:
- the pduL gene encoding phosphate propanoyltransferase, whose translation MSKTVPVGVSARHIHLTQEHVEALFGPGYQLTEFKPLSQPGQFAANEQVAVIGSKGKFDKVRILGPARPASQLEVSRTDSFSLGVKAPVRESGNIEGTPGITIKGPAGEVELETGVIVAARHIHFHTSEAEAWGIADKQLLKVRLGGERGLVLENVIARVSDSFKLDMHIDTDEANAAGANNGDTAEILD comes from the coding sequence ATGAGCAAGACTGTACCCGTAGGTGTGTCGGCCCGGCATATTCACCTTACGCAGGAGCACGTAGAAGCATTGTTCGGCCCAGGTTATCAATTGACCGAGTTCAAACCCCTGTCCCAACCCGGACAATTCGCAGCGAATGAGCAAGTGGCTGTAATTGGTTCGAAAGGGAAGTTCGACAAAGTAAGAATCCTCGGACCTGCCCGTCCGGCTTCGCAGCTGGAAGTATCCCGCACAGACTCCTTCAGCCTCGGCGTGAAGGCACCTGTCCGTGAATCCGGCAATATTGAAGGAACACCAGGGATTACGATTAAAGGACCTGCCGGTGAAGTTGAGCTGGAGACTGGCGTTATTGTAGCAGCGCGCCACATCCACTTCCATACATCCGAAGCAGAAGCTTGGGGCATTGCCGATAAGCAGCTCCTGAAGGTACGTCTGGGCGGCGAACGTGGCCTGGTGCTGGAGAACGTGATTGCACGCGTATCCGACAGCTTCAAGCTGGACATGCACATCGATACTGATGAAGCTAATGCTGCCGGTGCCAACAATGGCGATACCGCTGAAATCCTAGACTAG
- a CDS encoding DEAD/DEAH box helicase, translating to MTFNDLNLIPPILKALSLENYTSPTPIQEESIPAALAGRDILGCAQTGTGKTAAFSLPIIQLLSQQPGRTGGGKRIRSLILTPTRELALQIQENIQAYSKFTTIRSTAIVGGVSQKAQERALAIGADILIATPGRLIDLISQKRVDLQHVQILVLDEADRMLDMGFIHDVKRIIAKMPLKKQTLFFSATMPTEISQLVKTLLVNPVKIEITPVSSTVDRIEQSIYLLENGNKQNQLNRLLQDPSIVSALVFTRTKRGADRVTRDLTRINITAQAIHGNKSQNERQNALRNFKSGATRVLVATDIAARGIDIDELSHVINFNLPNIPETYVHRIGRTGRAGMSGIAISLCEAEEIPYLKDIQKLIGKTIPEIKDHAYPMSKSNLALLADRPGKAPVKPSQKAKTNPPRKPKSEWFAQGKQQSGGNTGGAKGASGSGHAGSGARSASGSSYAGGGARGASGSGHAGSGARGASGNQANGSGRPGGSQSPKSSSGSYGRSSQPGSTPGGSQSGRPSSRPAAKAGRS from the coding sequence ATGACATTTAACGATTTGAACCTGATCCCCCCGATTCTTAAGGCGCTTAGCCTGGAAAACTATACATCCCCAACCCCTATTCAGGAAGAATCGATTCCTGCAGCATTGGCCGGTAGAGACATCCTGGGCTGTGCACAGACCGGTACCGGTAAAACGGCGGCCTTCTCATTGCCGATTATTCAGCTGCTGAGCCAGCAGCCGGGCAGAACCGGCGGAGGCAAGCGCATCCGTTCCCTGATTCTTACGCCTACCCGTGAGCTGGCATTGCAAATTCAGGAGAACATTCAGGCCTACAGCAAGTTCACAACGATCCGTTCGACAGCCATTGTCGGTGGAGTATCACAGAAGGCCCAGGAGCGGGCGCTGGCAATTGGTGCCGATATTCTGATTGCTACACCGGGCCGCCTAATCGACCTGATCAGCCAAAAGCGTGTGGATCTGCAGCATGTGCAGATTCTGGTGCTGGATGAAGCGGACCGCATGCTGGATATGGGCTTCATTCATGATGTGAAGCGGATTATCGCCAAGATGCCGCTCAAGAAGCAGACCTTGTTCTTCTCGGCGACTATGCCTACGGAGATTTCCCAGCTGGTGAAGACACTGCTTGTGAATCCGGTGAAAATCGAGATTACTCCGGTATCCTCCACGGTAGACAGAATTGAGCAGTCGATCTATCTGCTGGAGAACGGAAATAAGCAGAATCAGCTGAACCGTCTGCTGCAGGACCCGTCGATTGTATCGGCGCTGGTATTCACACGCACCAAACGCGGCGCGGACCGGGTAACCCGGGATTTAACCCGCATTAATATTACAGCACAGGCCATTCACGGCAACAAATCACAGAATGAGCGCCAGAATGCGCTGAGAAACTTCAAGAGCGGAGCGACCCGCGTGCTGGTAGCTACAGACATCGCTGCGCGCGGAATTGATATTGATGAGCTGTCCCATGTCATCAACTTCAACCTGCCGAATATTCCGGAAACCTATGTTCACCGTATTGGCCGGACCGGCCGTGCGGGAATGAGCGGCATCGCCATCTCGCTGTGTGAAGCGGAGGAAATTCCGTATCTGAAGGATATCCAAAAGCTGATCGGCAAGACAATTCCGGAGATCAAGGACCATGCATATCCGATGTCTAAGAGCAATCTGGCATTGCTGGCAGACCGTCCCGGCAAAGCACCGGTCAAACCGTCGCAGAAAGCCAAAACGAATCCGCCCCGCAAGCCGAAGTCGGAATGGTTCGCGCAAGGCAAGCAGCAGAGCGGCGGCAACACTGGTGGCGCTAAAGGCGCATCTGGCAGCGGTCATGCAGGCAGTGGAGCTAGAAGCGCTTCGGGCAGCAGTTATGCTGGCGGTGGGGCGAGAGGTGCTTCGGGGAGCGGCCATGCAGGCAGTGGAGCAAGAGGTGCTTCAGGCAATCAGGCTAATGGCAGCGGCCGTCCAGGCGGCAGCCAGAGCCCAAAATCATCCAGCGGCTCATACGGCCGTTCAAGCCAGCCGGGCAGCACACCTGGCGGCAGTCAGAGCGGTCGACCGAGCAGCCGTCCAGCGGCTAAAGCGGGCCGTTCGTAA